One genomic window of Pseudomonadales bacterium includes the following:
- the rpsA gene encoding 30S ribosomal protein S1 codes for MSESFADLFEESLKSVEMTPGAIVTGVVIDIDKDWVTVHAGLKSEGVIPVNQFLDANGELSLQPGDEVQVALESVEDGFGATRLSREKARRAESWIELETAHNEDKVVTGVISGKVKGGFTVDLNGLRAFLPGSLVDVRPIRDTAHLEDKPLEFKVIKLDQKRNNLVVSRRAVMEQSNSAEREELLANLDEGVELKGIVKNLTDYGAFVDLGGIDGLLHITDMSWKRIKHPSEIVNVGDEIDVKVLKFDRERNRVSLGMKQTGEDPWGDITNRYPEGARVKAKVTNLTDYGCFAELEDGVEGLVHVSEMDWTNKNIHPSKVVQLGDEVEVMILDIDQERRRISLGIKQCHTNPWDDFAAKHNKGDKISGSIKSITDFGIFIGLDGGIDGLVHMSDISWNEAGEEAVHEFKKGDEVETVILAVDSERERISLGIKQLADDPVSSFLSANDRGSIVTGTVKEVDAKAAVITLAEDVEGQLKASELSRDRVEDARNVLSVGDEVEAKIVNIDRKNRVINLSVKAKDFDEEKDAIREHQKSETENAAPATIGDLIKAQMESKD; via the coding sequence ATGAGCGAAAGTTTCGCAGATCTATTTGAAGAAAGTTTAAAAAGCGTTGAAATGACCCCCGGTGCGATCGTAACCGGTGTGGTAATTGATATTGATAAAGACTGGGTAACGGTTCATGCCGGGCTTAAATCCGAAGGTGTGATTCCCGTTAACCAGTTTTTGGATGCCAATGGCGAACTGAGCCTGCAGCCGGGTGACGAAGTTCAGGTTGCCCTGGAGTCGGTTGAAGACGGATTTGGTGCCACCCGCCTGTCTCGCGAGAAAGCGCGTCGTGCAGAATCCTGGATTGAGCTGGAAACTGCCCATAATGAAGATAAAGTGGTCACGGGTGTTATTAGCGGCAAAGTGAAAGGCGGCTTCACTGTTGATCTGAACGGTCTGCGTGCATTCCTGCCCGGTTCACTGGTTGATGTGCGTCCAATACGTGACACGGCACACCTCGAAGACAAACCACTTGAATTCAAAGTGATTAAGCTGGATCAAAAACGCAATAATCTTGTTGTTTCCCGCCGCGCGGTGATGGAACAGTCCAATAGTGCCGAGCGCGAAGAGCTACTGGCTAATCTGGATGAAGGTGTGGAGCTGAAAGGTATTGTCAAGAACCTGACAGATTACGGTGCCTTCGTTGATCTGGGCGGAATCGATGGCCTGCTGCATATTACCGATATGTCATGGAAGCGTATCAAGCATCCGAGTGAAATTGTAAATGTCGGTGATGAAATTGACGTTAAAGTGTTGAAATTCGATAGAGAGCGCAATCGTGTATCTCTGGGCATGAAGCAGACCGGCGAAGACCCCTGGGGCGATATTACCAATCGTTATCCGGAAGGGGCACGTGTAAAAGCCAAAGTGACCAACTTGACCGACTATGGTTGTTTTGCCGAGCTGGAAGATGGTGTTGAAGGTCTGGTGCATGTTTCAGAAATGGATTGGACTAACAAGAATATCCATCCGTCCAAGGTTGTTCAGCTTGGTGACGAAGTAGAAGTGATGATTCTCGATATTGATCAGGAACGTCGCCGTATTTCTCTGGGTATCAAGCAGTGCCATACCAACCCGTGGGATGATTTTGCAGCCAAGCACAATAAAGGCGACAAGATCTCCGGCAGCATCAAGTCAATTACCGATTTTGGTATTTTCATTGGTCTTGATGGCGGTATTGATGGTTTGGTTCATATGTCTGATATTTCCTGGAATGAGGCAGGTGAAGAAGCTGTTCATGAATTCAAGAAAGGCGACGAAGTTGAAACCGTTATCTTGGCAGTCGATTCAGAGAGAGAACGTATTTCTCTCGGTATCAAACAATTGGCAGATGACCCTGTATCCAGCTTCCTTTCGGCTAATGATCGCGGCTCTATTGTTACCGGCACTGTGAAAGAAGTTGATGCGAAAGCTGCGGTTATCACGCTTGCTGAAGATGTTGAAGGACAACTGAAAGCATCTGAGCTTTCGAGGGATCGTGTTGAAGATGCGCGCAACGTCCTCAGTGTTGGCGATGAAGTGGAAGCGAAAATCGTCAATATTGATCGCAAAAATCGTGTGATTAATCTTTCTGTTAAAGCAAAAGACTTTGATGAAGAGAAAGACGCCATTCGCGAGCATCAGAAGTCTGAAACAGAGAATGCTGCTCCAGCGACAATTGGTGATCTGATTAAAGCGCAAATGGAAAGCAAAGACTGA
- the ung gene encoding uracil-DNA glycosylase, with amino-acid sequence MSSASNKIKLDASWLAVLGEEFEKPYMQQLKAFIKAEKAAGKVIYPAASNWFAAFDQTPFDRVKVVILGQDPYHGPGQAHGLCFSVLAGVTVPPSLRNMYQELQSDTGFIPPGHGCLSHWAEQGVLLLNATLTVEQANAGAHQGKGWEQFTDRAIQALNSKRERLVFLLWGSYAQKKGAFIDVDRHLVLKAPHPSPLSAHRGFLGCKHFSKANRYLQETGQVPIDWQLPALP; translated from the coding sequence ATGTCATCCGCTTCAAACAAAATTAAATTAGATGCCAGTTGGCTGGCAGTGCTGGGCGAGGAGTTTGAAAAACCCTACATGCAGCAGTTAAAGGCATTTATCAAGGCTGAAAAAGCCGCAGGTAAGGTGATTTACCCTGCGGCATCTAACTGGTTTGCCGCTTTTGACCAGACACCGTTTGACCGGGTAAAGGTTGTGATATTGGGGCAGGACCCTTATCACGGGCCAGGTCAGGCGCATGGCTTGTGTTTTTCTGTATTAGCGGGTGTTACTGTACCCCCGTCATTGCGGAATATGTATCAGGAGTTGCAGTCTGACACAGGGTTTATCCCTCCCGGGCATGGTTGCCTCAGCCACTGGGCAGAGCAGGGCGTTTTGTTGTTGAACGCAACATTGACGGTAGAACAGGCCAACGCAGGCGCCCATCAGGGCAAAGGTTGGGAGCAATTTACCGACAGGGCCATCCAGGCATTGAATTCAAAACGTGAAAGACTGGTGTTTCTGCTGTGGGGAAGTTATGCCCAAAAGAAGGGCGCCTTTATTGATGTTGACCGGCATTTGGTGCTGAAAGCACCGCACCCTTCGCCGTTGTCTGCCCATCGTGGCTTTTTGGGGTGCAAGCACTTTTCCAAAGCAAACCGGTATTTGCAGGAAACGGGTCAGGTGCCGATTGACTGGCAGTTGCCAGCGTTACCCTGA
- the ihfB gene encoding integration host factor subunit beta, translating to MTKSELIERLVTKQEQLPPRDVELAVKMVLEKMTHSLVNNSRIEIRGFGSFSLHFRAPRIGRNPKTGASVELSGKYVPYFKPGKDLRDRVNLSLNSES from the coding sequence ATGACCAAGTCCGAATTAATTGAACGTCTGGTGACGAAGCAGGAGCAACTGCCTCCACGCGATGTAGAACTGGCGGTGAAGATGGTGCTTGAAAAAATGACTCATTCGCTGGTGAATAATTCGCGGATTGAAATCCGGGGCTTTGGCAGTTTTTCCCTGCATTTTCGTGCACCCAGGATTGGTCGTAACCCGAAAACCGGTGCTTCTGTCGAGTTGTCAGGTAAATATGTTCCCTACTTCAAGCCGGGCAAGGATCTACGGGATCGGGTCAACTTGAGCCTGAATAGCGAAAGCTAA
- the cmk gene encoding (d)CMP kinase, protein MVTPVPVIAIDGPSGSGKGTISQMLAARLGYHYLDSGALYRLLSVAAKRHGVSLDNRDSLSVLAAHMDISFRTNEDGSLAKVLLEGENVSSLIRSEGVGSDASLVAAYPEVRSALLERQKAFARPPGLVADGRDMGTVVFPDATHKIFLTASAEERAERRYKQLIDKGESVSLAALVEQVRARDERDSTRQVSPLIPADDAIVLDSSDLSIDEVFEKVLEIVA, encoded by the coding sequence GTGGTAACGCCAGTGCCAGTGATTGCCATTGATGGGCCCAGTGGGTCTGGAAAAGGTACGATCAGCCAAATGCTTGCGGCCAGGCTTGGTTACCATTATCTGGACAGTGGCGCCCTGTACAGGTTGTTGTCTGTTGCCGCGAAACGGCATGGCGTTTCACTGGATAATCGCGACAGCCTGTCGGTATTGGCTGCCCATATGGACATCAGTTTCCGAACAAATGAAGATGGCAGTCTAGCAAAAGTATTACTGGAAGGTGAAAACGTTTCCAGCTTGATACGTTCGGAAGGTGTTGGATCTGATGCATCCCTGGTGGCAGCTTATCCGGAGGTTCGCTCTGCGTTGCTGGAACGGCAAAAAGCATTTGCCAGGCCTCCCGGTCTGGTTGCCGACGGGCGAGATATGGGTACGGTTGTATTCCCGGATGCTACTCATAAGATCTTCCTCACAGCCAGCGCTGAAGAACGGGCCGAGAGGCGCTATAAGCAGTTGATTGATAAGGGAGAAAGTGTTAGCCTTGCCGCCCTCGTGGAACAGGTCAGAGCGAGAGATGAGCGGGATTCCACTCGCCAGGTTTCTCCGTTGATTCCGGCTGATGATGCAATTGTGCTGGACAGTTCTGATCTTTCCATTGATGAGGTATTTGAAAAAGTGCTCGAAATAGTGGCTTGA
- a CDS encoding patatin-like phospholipase family protein, which translates to MHKIGLALGGGGAKGVSHVLMLEALEELGLRPSYVTGTSIGALIGAMYCGGKTAAELREIFLEFSLKENESLKHLVTRKHIFKWMDFVKPQFRGKGLVRVENLLNYLFSSVPAKTFSELNIPLKIVATDFWSRKQVVQSRGALIPAIRASMSMPGLFEPITLGERVLIDGGAVNPVPFDLLPESCDLTIAVDVLGQRSATVGEIPSLSEAVFNTFQIMQKSIIREKLKTSSPDIFIEPKISNIRVLEFYKAHEIFAQAKGAKSYLKRCITQHLEAG; encoded by the coding sequence ATGCACAAAATCGGTCTGGCGCTGGGCGGTGGCGGAGCCAAAGGGGTGAGCCATGTCCTTATGCTTGAAGCACTGGAAGAACTTGGCTTGAGGCCCAGCTATGTAACCGGCACCAGTATTGGCGCACTCATTGGCGCGATGTACTGCGGTGGAAAAACTGCAGCCGAATTACGGGAGATATTTCTTGAGTTCAGCCTGAAGGAAAATGAAAGCCTGAAACACCTTGTCACCCGTAAACACATCTTCAAATGGATGGACTTTGTTAAACCGCAGTTCCGGGGAAAGGGATTGGTCCGAGTGGAAAACCTGCTCAATTATCTGTTTTCATCAGTACCCGCGAAGACCTTTTCGGAACTGAATATTCCCCTGAAAATTGTCGCTACCGATTTCTGGAGCCGGAAACAGGTGGTACAGTCCAGAGGGGCATTAATTCCGGCAATCCGGGCCAGCATGTCAATGCCCGGCCTATTCGAACCGATCACGCTTGGGGAACGGGTGTTAATCGATGGCGGCGCAGTTAACCCGGTTCCTTTCGATTTATTGCCTGAAAGCTGTGATTTAACCATCGCTGTGGACGTACTGGGCCAGCGCTCTGCTACGGTCGGGGAAATTCCATCGCTATCGGAAGCCGTTTTTAATACTTTCCAGATCATGCAAAAAAGTATCATTCGGGAGAAACTGAAGACTTCTTCACCGGACATTTTTATCGAACCGAAAATCTCGAATATACGCGTTCTCGAGTTTTATAAAGCCCACGAGATATTTGCCCAGGCGAAAGGGGCAAAAAGCTATCTGAAGCGCTGCATTACGCAACATCTTGAAGCGGGTTAA
- a CDS encoding histidinol-phosphate transaminase, translated as MSTETSAQVTALAKPGVQKLHPYQAGKPIEELERELGIKGAVKLASNENPLGISPVARQAVEKELVNGARYPDGNGYYLKRRLAEKLLVSEAQLTLGNGSNDILELVARAFLTPEHNAVISQHAFIVYKLAVTEQQSELREVPAVDWGHDLLAMATAVDENTRVMYIANPNNPTGTWSGLAEIEQLLDTVPDTVIVVVDEAYFEYVDKMDYQSALTLLPDHPNLIVTRTFSKAYGLAALRAGYAVSHPAVANLLNRLRQPFNVNSLALAAAEAVLDDEQYLKKSVEVNHQGYAQLSAGFDGLGLHYIPSAGNFIAVEIENAAEVYQLLLKEGVIVRPVDIYGMPGHLRISIGLFEENRRCLDAMARVLSRGGQH; from the coding sequence ATGTCGACAGAAACCTCCGCGCAGGTAACGGCTCTGGCCAAGCCTGGCGTTCAAAAATTGCACCCCTATCAGGCAGGCAAGCCCATTGAAGAGCTCGAAAGAGAGCTTGGTATCAAGGGAGCTGTAAAGCTGGCAAGCAATGAAAACCCGCTGGGAATAAGCCCTGTTGCACGGCAGGCAGTAGAGAAAGAGCTGGTTAATGGCGCACGCTACCCTGATGGTAATGGCTATTATTTAAAACGTCGTCTGGCCGAAAAGCTGTTGGTAAGTGAGGCTCAACTAACACTCGGAAATGGCTCCAACGATATCCTTGAGCTGGTTGCACGTGCCTTTCTGACACCGGAGCACAACGCTGTTATCTCACAGCATGCTTTTATTGTTTACAAACTGGCAGTGACTGAGCAGCAGTCCGAGCTGCGAGAGGTTCCAGCGGTAGACTGGGGACATGATCTGTTGGCCATGGCTACTGCTGTTGACGAAAATACCCGGGTTATGTATATCGCTAACCCCAACAATCCGACGGGAACCTGGTCTGGATTGGCTGAAATTGAACAATTGCTTGATACCGTACCGGATACCGTAATTGTGGTGGTGGACGAGGCCTATTTTGAATATGTTGACAAAATGGATTACCAGTCGGCCCTGACGTTACTGCCCGATCATCCGAATCTGATTGTGACCCGTACCTTTTCCAAAGCTTATGGCCTGGCGGCGCTGCGTGCAGGTTACGCGGTTTCACACCCCGCGGTGGCCAATCTTCTGAACCGTTTGCGGCAGCCCTTTAACGTAAATAGCCTGGCGCTGGCAGCGGCAGAAGCGGTTCTGGACGATGAGCAATATCTGAAAAAAAGTGTTGAAGTCAATCATCAGGGTTACGCGCAGTTGTCTGCCGGTTTTGATGGTTTGGGCTTGCACTATATTCCTTCAGCAGGCAATTTTATTGCAGTAGAAATTGAAAACGCTGCAGAGGTGTACCAATTGCTACTTAAAGAGGGCGTTATTGTCAGACCTGTTGATATTTATGGTATGCCGGGTCATTTGCGGATTTCCATAGGCCTTTTTGAAGAAAACCGACGTTGCCTGGACGCCATGGCGCGCGTGTTGTCCAGGGGAGGGCAGCACTAA
- a CDS encoding helix-hairpin-helix domain-containing protein, producing the protein MLKFFSKPPLFILLGALLACQLPAVADTSGVSSSISKAVQAATVNINSASAEELADTLIGVGLKRAEAIVAYRNTNGSFTSVDQLLEIKGIGEKLLSKNRHLIALK; encoded by the coding sequence ATGCTAAAATTCTTTAGTAAACCACCTCTGTTTATTCTTCTCGGCGCTTTATTGGCCTGCCAGCTACCAGCTGTCGCGGATACGTCAGGCGTATCCAGTTCCATTTCTAAAGCTGTACAAGCAGCCACCGTGAACATTAACAGTGCGAGTGCTGAGGAGCTGGCCGATACCCTCATCGGGGTAGGCCTGAAACGTGCGGAGGCTATTGTGGCTTACCGAAATACAAATGGTTCCTTTACTTCTGTGGATCAACTGCTGGAAATAAAAGGTATTGGTGAAAAATTGTTGTCAAAAAATCGACATCTGATCGCACTCAAGTAA
- the pyrF gene encoding orotidine-5'-phosphate decarboxylase, whose protein sequence is MGESRVIVALDYSSSREAEAFVDSVSPDTCKLKVGKELFTLAGPAFVDRLVKRGFDVFLDLKFHDIPNTVAMAVAAAADLGVWMTDLHASGGRRMMEASREVLAQRNSDMLLIAVTVLTSMQQSDLQELGIAASPEEQVIRLASLAKSAGMDGVVSSAMEASSLRHQFGQDFTLVTPGIRPLSAQADDQRRVVTPAEAISNGSSYLVIGRPITRSDNPLESLLAINREIQQD, encoded by the coding sequence GTGGGCGAAAGCCGTGTCATTGTCGCCCTGGATTATTCATCCAGTAGAGAGGCGGAAGCGTTTGTGGACAGTGTTAGTCCCGATACCTGCAAATTAAAGGTGGGTAAGGAGCTTTTTACCCTGGCTGGGCCTGCTTTTGTCGATAGATTGGTCAAGCGCGGGTTTGATGTTTTTCTGGATCTTAAATTTCATGATATTCCCAATACGGTTGCCATGGCGGTTGCCGCCGCTGCAGATCTTGGTGTGTGGATGACAGACCTACATGCCTCGGGGGGGCGCAGAATGATGGAGGCCTCAAGAGAGGTTCTGGCCCAGCGTAACAGTGATATGTTACTGATCGCGGTGACAGTGCTGACAAGCATGCAACAAAGTGACTTGCAGGAGCTGGGTATAGCGGCTTCGCCAGAAGAGCAGGTCATACGCCTGGCTTCTTTGGCAAAGAGTGCCGGAATGGACGGGGTCGTCTCTTCTGCTATGGAAGCCAGTAGCCTCAGGCATCAATTTGGTCAGGACTTTACACTGGTGACTCCGGGTATCCGCCCCCTCTCTGCACAGGCTGACGATCAGAGAAGGGTCGTGACCCCAGCAGAAGCTATTTCCAATGGCAGTAGTTATCTGGTCATCGGTAGACCGATTACTCGTTCTGACAATCCGCTTGAATCACTGCTTGCTATCAATCGCGAAATTCAGCAAGATTAG
- a CDS encoding LapA family protein has translation MGKLKLLWWIVIGVMAIVIGVWVVVDNPEPVMVRLAGFKLQELPTGLWILLAFTVGCLFGLLCGWPQLLRQKKQLNSLRRQLRKAGL, from the coding sequence ATGGGAAAACTGAAGCTGTTGTGGTGGATTGTAATCGGTGTTATGGCTATTGTAATTGGGGTTTGGGTCGTGGTGGACAACCCTGAGCCTGTCATGGTTCGGCTGGCAGGATTTAAGCTGCAGGAACTGCCCACAGGATTATGGATACTGTTGGCCTTTACGGTCGGTTGTCTGTTTGGCTTACTCTGTGGCTGGCCACAGCTTCTGAGGCAAAAGAAGCAGTTGAACAGTCTTCGGCGGCAATTGCGCAAAGCGGGCCTGTAG
- a CDS encoding DMT family transporter — protein sequence MNTTTTYLLLACSLAIGFSLASQAGVNSQLRLALNSPVQAAFISFLIGTVILGCIALFQGGPWFRPGSLSNVPWWAWLGGAFGAFNIALSVILAPRLGALTLAISIVCGQIIASLIYDQNGWLGYPRIELSWHRAMGALLIIAGVLLVSRK from the coding sequence ATGAATACCACCACAACCTACCTGTTACTGGCCTGCAGCCTGGCAATTGGTTTTTCTCTGGCATCCCAGGCAGGCGTCAACTCGCAATTGCGATTGGCACTCAATTCCCCGGTTCAGGCCGCCTTTATTTCGTTCCTCATCGGCACGGTTATTCTGGGTTGCATTGCATTGTTCCAGGGTGGCCCCTGGTTCAGGCCGGGCAGCTTGTCGAACGTACCCTGGTGGGCCTGGCTGGGCGGTGCTTTTGGCGCATTCAATATTGCGCTATCCGTTATTCTGGCGCCCAGACTGGGGGCACTGACGCTGGCAATATCCATTGTCTGTGGGCAAATAATCGCTTCTCTGATTTACGATCAGAATGGCTGGCTGGGTTACCCCAGAATTGAATTATCCTGGCACAGGGCTATGGGAGCCCTGCTGATTATCGCCGGAGTGTTACTGGTATCAAGAAAGTAG
- a CDS encoding MBL fold metallo-hydrolase, producing the protein MIFRQLFDQTSSTYTYLLADETTREAVIIDPVYEQSRRDTALIHELDLKLLYTLDTHCHADHVTGSWLMRHHTGCKIACAKVIGAENTDTALIHGDKIRFGHCSLSARATPGHTDGCISFVTEDQTMVFTGDALLIRGCGRSDFQQGSPHRLYHSIKEQIFTLPDDCAVYPGHDYAGRTSSTVAEEKQYNPRLGGSANEDDFVGYMSAMQLPHPKHLAVALPANMRCGMPENGEIPAEPDWAPVTNTFAGFSEISPDWVARNRQAVHILDVRNEQEIAVDHGTIVGSQLIPLDSLRDRISEIPSEKPVVTLCRSGRRSALAVGILQNAGFERVANVAGGMLRWQEEGLSLQ; encoded by the coding sequence ATGATATTCAGACAACTCTTTGATCAGACTTCATCAACTTATACCTATCTTCTGGCCGATGAAACTACGCGCGAAGCCGTTATTATCGACCCGGTTTATGAGCAATCCCGACGAGATACCGCACTTATACATGAGCTTGACCTAAAACTGCTCTATACCCTAGACACTCACTGTCATGCAGACCACGTGACGGGATCCTGGTTAATGCGACACCACACTGGTTGCAAAATTGCCTGCGCTAAAGTTATTGGTGCCGAGAACACCGATACAGCACTCATCCACGGCGACAAAATTCGGTTTGGGCATTGCAGCCTGTCAGCCAGAGCAACCCCCGGACACACAGATGGCTGTATCAGCTTTGTAACCGAAGACCAAACGATGGTTTTTACCGGCGACGCTCTGCTTATCCGGGGCTGCGGCCGATCGGACTTCCAGCAAGGTAGCCCACACCGGTTATATCACTCCATAAAAGAGCAGATATTCACCCTGCCAGATGATTGTGCCGTTTATCCTGGTCACGATTACGCGGGTAGAACCTCAAGTACCGTTGCCGAAGAAAAACAGTACAATCCCCGCCTGGGCGGTTCGGCGAATGAAGATGACTTTGTCGGCTACATGTCCGCCATGCAGTTACCACACCCAAAACATCTGGCTGTCGCTCTGCCAGCCAACATGCGCTGTGGAATGCCCGAAAATGGCGAAATACCTGCTGAACCTGACTGGGCTCCGGTCACGAATACATTTGCAGGGTTTTCCGAAATATCGCCGGACTGGGTCGCTCGCAATCGCCAAGCCGTGCATATTCTGGATGTTCGTAACGAACAGGAAATTGCCGTTGATCACGGTACTATTGTCGGCTCACAGCTCATTCCTCTGGACAGTTTGCGCGACAGAATTTCTGAAATACCTTCAGAAAAACCGGTAGTCACTCTTTGTCGATCCGGGCGCCGCTCGGCACTTGCCGTAGGCATACTACAAAATGCCGGTTTTGAACGGGTGGCGAATGTGGCTGGAGGTATGCTGCGCTGGCAGGAAGAGGGGCTGTCACTCCAGTAA
- a CDS encoding bifunctional prephenate dehydrogenase/3-phosphoshikimate 1-carboxyvinyltransferase, translating to MGRQLDNIPPGKDSVVVNKLLVIGIGLIAGSMARAARERGLCTQVLGVSRRRQTLDKALAAGVVDVVFEDLGEAVAELGAGDMVVIGVPPLTVPAIVRQLQPLLDPAVTITDVASVKGDVVKAVVDVYGEIPAQFVPGHPIAGSEKSGVDAVNPNLFEDHRIILTPLAETGKEHLQVVENFWLGLGASITKMSVEEHDEVLAATSHLPHLLAFSLVDTLASMKENREIFRYAAGGFRDFTRIAASDPVMWHDIVMANSSALLKVMESLSGSMEALQSAIKNGDSDYIMGVFTRASEARKHFSVMLENKSYLETETGKMTDYCVSPGGSVNGSIRVPGDKSISHRSIMLGSLAKGVTEVNGFLEGEDSLATLQAFRDMGVVIEGPLDGRVVIHGVGLNGLQAPANPLYLGNSGTSMRLLSGLMAGQKFDVELTGDESLSGRPMARVASPLREMGAVIETQEGGRPPLRIKGGQVLKGIDYHLPMASAQVKSCVLLAGLYAEGTTRTTEPAPTRDHTERMLAGFGYQVEREGASASLCGGGEMMATKIDVPADISSATFFMVAAAIAPDSDITLTHVGINPTRIGVINILQMMGADIQLHHIREVGGEPVADIRVRYAPLHGIDIPEDQVPLAIDEFPALFIAAACAEGRTVLTGAEELRVKESDRIQAMADGLTILGVHAEPTADGIVIDGGPLGGGSVESCDDHRIAMSFAIAGLRAEGPIRIRNCHNVATSFPGFVELARKAGLRLHEEQG from the coding sequence ATGGGGCGGCAGTTGGACAATATACCGCCGGGCAAGGATTCAGTGGTTGTTAATAAACTGCTGGTGATAGGTATTGGGCTGATTGCGGGTAGCATGGCAAGGGCTGCCAGAGAGCGGGGGCTGTGCACTCAGGTGCTCGGTGTTTCTCGTCGTCGCCAGACGCTGGATAAAGCATTGGCAGCAGGTGTTGTCGATGTGGTGTTTGAGGACCTCGGCGAAGCGGTTGCCGAGCTTGGAGCCGGAGATATGGTTGTTATCGGCGTGCCGCCCTTAACCGTACCGGCTATTGTCAGACAGTTGCAGCCATTGCTCGACCCCGCTGTCACCATTACCGATGTTGCCAGTGTGAAAGGTGATGTCGTGAAGGCCGTTGTAGATGTCTACGGTGAAATTCCGGCCCAGTTTGTTCCCGGTCATCCTATTGCTGGCTCTGAAAAAAGTGGTGTTGATGCCGTTAATCCCAATCTGTTTGAAGATCATCGGATTATCCTGACTCCCCTTGCGGAAACGGGCAAAGAACATCTCCAGGTTGTTGAAAATTTCTGGCTCGGACTGGGGGCATCCATCACAAAGATGTCTGTTGAAGAGCATGATGAAGTGCTGGCCGCGACCAGTCATTTGCCACACCTGCTGGCATTTTCTCTGGTAGACACCCTGGCTTCAATGAAAGAGAATCGCGAAATTTTTCGTTACGCAGCAGGTGGATTCAGGGATTTCACCCGGATTGCCGCCAGCGACCCGGTAATGTGGCACGATATCGTAATGGCCAATAGTAGTGCGCTGCTGAAGGTTATGGAAAGTTTGTCCGGCAGTATGGAAGCGCTTCAGAGCGCGATTAAAAACGGGGACAGCGATTACATTATGGGTGTCTTTACCCGGGCAAGTGAAGCGCGTAAACACTTCTCCGTAATGCTCGAAAATAAAAGTTATCTGGAAACTGAAACTGGCAAAATGACTGATTATTGTGTATCCCCTGGCGGCAGTGTAAACGGCAGCATTCGTGTTCCCGGAGATAAATCCATTTCGCATCGTTCGATAATGCTTGGTTCTCTGGCAAAGGGTGTGACCGAGGTCAATGGTTTTCTGGAAGGTGAGGATAGTCTGGCAACCTTGCAGGCATTCCGTGACATGGGCGTTGTGATAGAGGGCCCGCTTGATGGCAGGGTGGTGATTCACGGGGTCGGCCTGAACGGGTTGCAGGCACCGGCTAATCCTCTTTATCTCGGCAATTCGGGCACATCCATGCGACTGCTCAGTGGCCTGATGGCTGGGCAAAAATTTGATGTAGAACTGACAGGTGATGAATCATTGTCTGGTCGGCCTATGGCGCGCGTTGCCAGCCCTCTGCGTGAGATGGGTGCCGTTATCGAAACGCAGGAAGGCGGCAGGCCCCCGCTCAGGATCAAAGGTGGGCAAGTATTAAAAGGGATTGATTACCACCTCCCCATGGCCAGTGCTCAGGTGAAGTCCTGTGTTTTACTTGCCGGATTGTATGCAGAAGGCACTACCCGTACCACAGAGCCTGCTCCGACACGCGATCATACTGAGCGAATGCTTGCTGGATTCGGTTATCAGGTAGAGCGCGAAGGTGCGTCAGCCAGTCTCTGTGGCGGCGGTGAAATGATGGCAACCAAGATAGATGTGCCCGCTGATATTTCTTCCGCGACCTTTTTTATGGTTGCCGCAGCAATTGCACCGGATTCTGATATCACGTTGACGCACGTGGGTATTAATCCGACCCGCATCGGGGTGATCAACATTCTGCAAATGATGGGGGCCGATATTCAGCTTCATCATATTCGTGAAGTAGGTGGCGAGCCAGTAGCGGACATTCGAGTACGTTATGCACCATTGCATGGTATTGATATACCCGAAGATCAGGTGCCATTGGCGATCGACGAATTTCCCGCCCTGTTTATTGCAGCGGCTTGCGCCGAAGGGCGCACGGTTTTGACGGGTGCCGAGGAGCTGCGGGTTAAAGAAAGTGACCGTATTCAGGCAATGGCTGACGGCCTGACGATTCTGGGTGTTCACGCCGAGCCGACAGCGGATGGCATTGTTATTGATGGCGGACCGCTGGGCGGCGGCAGTGTTGAAAGCTGTGATGACCACCGCATCGCCATGTCCTTTGCCATAGCTGGCCTGAGGGCTGAGGGGCCAATCAGAATCAGAAATTGTCACAATGTGGCAACATCATTTCCCGGATTTGTTGAGCTTGCTCGAAAAGCGGGTTTGCGGTTGCACGAGGAACAAGGCTGA